The Streptomyces tendae genome has a window encoding:
- a CDS encoding cytidine deaminase translates to MTGADDAGWETLRAAARDAMSHAYAPYSGYPVGAAARVDDGRTVTGCNVENASYGIGLCAECGLVSELQRTGGGRLTHFTCVDGGGEVLVPCGRCRQLLYEFGGPGLLLETPAGILPLSEMLPQAFGPQHLTK, encoded by the coding sequence GTGACCGGGGCCGACGACGCCGGCTGGGAGACGCTGCGCGCGGCGGCGCGGGACGCCATGTCCCACGCCTACGCCCCCTACTCGGGGTACCCGGTCGGCGCCGCGGCCCGCGTCGACGACGGACGCACGGTCACCGGCTGCAACGTCGAGAACGCCTCGTACGGCATCGGACTGTGCGCCGAGTGCGGGCTGGTCTCGGAGCTGCAGCGCACCGGGGGCGGCCGGCTCACGCACTTCACGTGCGTGGACGGCGGCGGCGAGGTCCTCGTCCCGTGCGGCCGCTGCCGGCAGCTGCTGTACGAGTTCGGCGGACCCGGACTGCTGCTGGAGACGCCCGCGGGCATCCTGCCCCTGTCGGAGATGCTGCCCCAGGCCTTCGGCCCCCAGCACCTCACCAAGTAA
- a CDS encoding thymidine phosphorylase, with protein sequence MDAISVIRTKRDRGELTDEQIDWVIDAYTRGEVADEQMSALAMAILLNGMDRREIARWTAAMIASGERMDFSSLSRPTADKHSTGGVGDKITLPLAPLVAACGAAVPQLSGRGLGHTGGTLDKLESIPGWRALLSNEEMLSVLDGVGAVICAAGDGLAPADKKLYALRDVTGTVEAIPLIASSIMSKKIAEGTGSLVLDVKVGSGAFMKTVEDARELASTMVGLGTDSGVKTVALLTDMSTPLGLTAGNALEVRESVEVLAGGGPADVVELTIALAREMLEAAGIRDADPAKALADGSAMDVWRRMISAQGGDPDAALPVAREQHVVKAPSSGVLTRLDAYDVGVAAWRLGAGRARKEDPVQAGAGVEMHAKPGDRVTEGQPLLTLHTDTPDRFDYALQSLEGSFDIGSGGDFTATPVVLERIA encoded by the coding sequence ATGGACGCCATCTCCGTCATCCGCACCAAGCGGGACCGCGGCGAACTCACCGACGAGCAGATCGACTGGGTCATCGACGCGTACACCCGCGGGGAGGTGGCCGACGAGCAGATGTCGGCCCTCGCCATGGCGATCCTGCTCAACGGCATGGACCGGCGCGAGATCGCCCGCTGGACCGCCGCGATGATCGCCTCCGGCGAGCGCATGGACTTCTCGTCCCTGTCCCGCCCCACCGCCGACAAGCACTCCACCGGCGGCGTCGGCGACAAGATCACCCTTCCGCTGGCGCCCCTCGTCGCCGCCTGCGGCGCCGCCGTCCCGCAGCTCTCCGGCCGGGGCCTCGGCCACACCGGCGGCACCCTCGACAAGCTGGAGTCGATCCCCGGCTGGCGCGCCCTGCTCTCCAACGAGGAGATGCTGTCCGTGCTGGACGGCGTCGGCGCGGTGATCTGCGCGGCGGGCGACGGTCTCGCCCCCGCCGACAAGAAGCTCTACGCCCTGCGTGACGTCACCGGCACCGTCGAGGCGATCCCGCTGATCGCCTCGTCGATCATGTCGAAGAAGATCGCCGAGGGTACCGGCTCGCTGGTTCTGGACGTCAAGGTCGGTTCCGGCGCCTTCATGAAGACGGTCGAGGACGCCCGCGAGCTGGCCTCGACCATGGTGGGCCTCGGCACCGACTCCGGCGTGAAGACGGTCGCCCTGCTCACCGACATGTCCACCCCGCTCGGCCTCACCGCCGGCAACGCGCTTGAGGTCCGCGAGTCCGTCGAGGTCCTCGCGGGCGGCGGCCCGGCGGACGTCGTCGAGCTGACGATCGCGCTGGCCCGGGAAATGCTGGAGGCGGCCGGCATCCGTGACGCCGACCCGGCGAAGGCCCTCGCCGACGGCTCCGCGATGGACGTCTGGCGCCGCATGATCAGCGCCCAGGGCGGCGACCCGGACGCCGCACTCCCGGTGGCCCGCGAGCAGCACGTCGTCAAGGCTCCGTCCTCCGGCGTCCTGACCCGCCTGGACGCCTACGACGTCGGCGTCGCCGCCTGGCGCCTGGGCGCCGGCCGTGCCCGCAAGGAGGACCCGGTACAGGCGGGCGCGGGCGTGGAGATGCACGCCAAGCCCGGCGACCGCGTGACCGAGGGCCAGCCGCTCCTCACCCTCCACACCGACACCCCGGACCGCTTCGACTACGCGCTCCAGTCCCTGGAGGGCTCCTTCGACATCGGCTCCGGCGGGGACTTCACCGCCACGCCGGTGGTCCTGGAACGCATCGCCTGA
- a CDS encoding AEC family transporter yields MQGVLSGFLVIAVVIGVGYLIGRRGDLGAQGREVLTKLAFHVASPALLFTTLARADLSVVFSGRLLVTALSTAAVAGVFVAVGVARGWGVGRTTVGALCSSYVNSGNLGIPIAVYVLGDASLVAPVLLFQLVGVTPVALTILDLSTAGGKLPLWRRLLTPLRNPIALGSLAGVAVSAAGVEIPGPVWDPVQLIGNMAVPAVLLAFGISLRGSTLPLRGGDRGAVLLAVGLKAVGQPLAAWRWGGGVRPARAHLLDVVVTSALPAAQNLYTYASSYGVGERLARETILVSTALSVPVLVAVAAVLG; encoded by the coding sequence GTGCAGGGGGTGCTGAGCGGGTTCCTGGTGATCGCCGTCGTCATCGGCGTCGGCTACCTCATCGGCCGCCGGGGCGATCTGGGCGCGCAGGGCCGTGAGGTCCTGACCAAGCTGGCGTTCCACGTGGCGTCCCCGGCGCTTTTGTTCACGACGCTCGCCCGCGCCGACCTGTCGGTGGTGTTCTCCGGCCGCCTGCTGGTCACCGCGCTGAGCACGGCGGCCGTGGCGGGTGTCTTCGTGGCGGTGGGCGTGGCCCGCGGCTGGGGCGTGGGCCGCACCACCGTCGGCGCCCTGTGCTCCAGCTACGTCAACTCCGGCAACCTGGGCATCCCCATCGCCGTGTACGTGCTGGGGGACGCCTCGCTGGTGGCGCCGGTGCTGCTGTTCCAGCTGGTCGGGGTCACGCCGGTCGCGCTGACGATCCTGGACCTGTCGACGGCGGGCGGGAAGCTGCCCCTGTGGCGCCGGCTGCTGACCCCGCTGCGCAATCCGATCGCGCTGGGGTCGCTGGCGGGGGTGGCGGTGTCGGCGGCCGGGGTGGAGATACCTGGACCGGTGTGGGACCCGGTGCAGCTGATCGGCAACATGGCCGTCCCCGCCGTGCTGCTCGCGTTCGGCATCTCGCTGCGGGGCAGCACCCTGCCGCTGCGTGGAGGCGACCGGGGGGCCGTGCTCCTGGCCGTGGGGCTCAAGGCGGTGGGCCAGCCGCTGGCCGCCTGGCGCTGGGGTGGGGGTGTTCGGCCTGCGCGGGCGCACCTGCTGGACGTGGTGGTGACCTCGGCGCTCCCGGCCGCCCAGAACCTCTACACCTACGCGAGCAGCTACGGCGTCGGCGAACGCCTGGCCCGCGAGACCATCCTCGTCTCGACGGCGCTCTCGGTCCCCGTCCTGGTGGCGGTGGCGGCGGTGCTGGGCTGA
- a CDS encoding STAS domain-containing protein: MSYRCAAGLPLVDAMTPPVLVLSGPLTMDEVSGPCEALRALLDGGGRGAVVVCDVAGLGPPGLAAVNLLARLQLTARRAGGRIRLRDPSPALCALLDLVGLRFETEGQPEQREPPLGVQEAVEPGDPAV, translated from the coding sequence ATGAGTTACCGGTGTGCCGCCGGTCTACCGCTCGTGGACGCCATGACACCGCCCGTACTCGTGCTCAGCGGCCCCCTCACCATGGACGAGGTGAGCGGGCCGTGCGAGGCGCTGCGCGCTCTGCTGGACGGCGGGGGGCGAGGCGCCGTGGTGGTGTGCGACGTGGCCGGGCTGGGGCCGCCGGGCCTGGCCGCCGTCAACCTGCTGGCCCGGCTGCAGCTCACGGCCCGCCGGGCCGGCGGGCGGATACGGCTGCGGGACCCCTCCCCGGCGCTATGCGCCCTGCTCGACCTCGTCGGTCTCCGCTTCGAGACGGAGGGGCAGCCCGAACAGCGGGAACCACCGCTGGGTGTCCAGGAAGCAGTGGAACCCGGTGATCCGGCCGTCTGA
- a CDS encoding sigma-70 family RNA polymerase sigma factor, producing MTNGTATTDLDATLEQYRVELTGYCYRMLGSSFEAEDAVQDTMIRAWRSLDKFEGRSSLRSWLYRIATNVCLDMLSAGNKRARPMDLTESTPLARAALSPRPDHTWLEPMPDNRVLPTPADPAEAAVAKESVRLAFMAALQQLPAKQRAVLILREVLAWKASEVAELLGTSVASVNSALQRARATLAERRQPGEDAAVSDPLDEDQKKLLDRYVAAFEGYDMSALTELLHEDAIMTMPPFDLWLTGAGDITGFITTLGAPCAGSRLVPVQVNGLPGFAQYKPDPENGGFAPWAIQALEISDGRITGFHCFLDTQRWFPLFGLPLRLEAETDEVEQGA from the coding sequence ATGACGAACGGCACGGCGACGACGGACCTGGACGCCACGCTCGAGCAGTACCGGGTCGAGCTGACCGGATACTGCTACCGGATGCTCGGCTCGTCCTTCGAGGCCGAGGACGCGGTGCAGGACACGATGATCCGCGCCTGGCGCAGCCTCGACAAGTTCGAGGGCCGTTCCAGCCTCCGCTCCTGGCTCTACCGCATCGCGACGAACGTCTGCCTGGACATGCTGTCCGCGGGCAACAAGCGCGCCCGCCCGATGGACCTCACGGAGTCCACGCCGCTCGCGCGGGCCGCCCTCTCGCCCCGCCCCGACCACACCTGGCTGGAGCCGATGCCGGACAACCGGGTGCTGCCCACGCCCGCCGACCCGGCGGAGGCCGCGGTCGCCAAGGAGTCCGTGCGGCTCGCGTTCATGGCGGCGCTCCAGCAGCTGCCCGCCAAGCAGCGGGCGGTGCTGATCCTGCGCGAGGTGCTGGCCTGGAAGGCGAGCGAGGTCGCCGAGCTGCTCGGCACGTCGGTCGCGTCGGTCAACAGCGCCCTGCAGCGCGCCCGGGCCACGCTGGCCGAGCGCAGGCAGCCGGGCGAGGACGCGGCGGTCTCCGACCCGCTGGACGAGGACCAGAAGAAGCTGCTCGACCGCTATGTCGCCGCCTTCGAGGGGTACGACATGTCGGCGCTGACCGAGCTGCTGCACGAGGACGCCATCATGACGATGCCGCCGTTCGACCTGTGGCTGACCGGCGCCGGCGACATCACCGGCTTCATCACGACGCTGGGCGCCCCGTGCGCCGGCTCCCGGCTGGTGCCGGTGCAGGTCAACGGCCTGCCCGGGTTCGCGCAGTACAAGCCCGACCCCGAGAACGGCGGCTTCGCCCCGTGGGCGATCCAGGCGCTGGAGATCTCAGACGGCCGGATCACCGGGTTCCACTGCTTCCTGGACACCCAGCGGTGGTTCCCGCTGTTCGGGCTGCCCCTCCGTCTCGAAGCGGAGACCGACGAGGTCGAGCAGGGCGCATAG
- a CDS encoding MFS transporter gives MTPASTGASTRVDAVAPLPAAQPSAEETRMSPGGPGYRRMSLALFLAGVATFALLYSTQALLPLVSGDFAVSASDASWTVSAATGGLALFVLPMSALSERFGRRTVMTASLAVAVTLGLLVPFAPSLGALVALRALQGAALAGLPASATAYLAEEVTPKALVTAIGLFVAGNSVGGMSGRVITGWVAQEWGWRVAVAVIGLVAVACAVAFRLLLPVPRHFTPGSLAPRVLAGTVRRHLANPLLRRLFAIGALFMTVFGGVYTVIGYRLTEAPFSLPQGVAGSVFLVYLVGTVSASAAGRLVGRLGRRGALYAGGGTTAAGLLLSLAGSLPLVLLGLVLITAGFFAGHAVASSAVGRTATEGRAQAAALYQSAYYIGSSAGSTVGALAFHAGGWAGTVAVGLVAVAGVAAITLAGTRAAARAAEVQPA, from the coding sequence ATGACTCCCGCCAGTACCGGGGCGTCCACCCGTGTGGACGCCGTCGCCCCCCTCCCCGCCGCCCAGCCGTCCGCCGAGGAGACCCGGATGTCCCCGGGCGGTCCCGGTTACCGCCGGATGAGTCTCGCCCTGTTCCTCGCAGGCGTCGCGACCTTCGCGCTCCTCTACTCCACCCAGGCCCTGCTGCCGCTGGTCTCCGGTGACTTCGCGGTCAGCGCGAGCGACGCGAGCTGGACGGTGTCGGCGGCGACCGGTGGTCTGGCGCTGTTCGTGCTGCCGATGAGCGCCCTGTCCGAGCGGTTCGGGCGGCGCACGGTCATGACGGCCTCGCTGGCCGTCGCGGTGACCCTGGGGCTGCTGGTGCCGTTCGCGCCGTCGCTCGGGGCGCTGGTGGCGCTGCGGGCGCTGCAGGGCGCGGCGCTGGCCGGGCTGCCCGCCTCGGCGACGGCGTACCTCGCGGAGGAGGTCACGCCGAAGGCGCTGGTGACGGCGATCGGGCTGTTCGTGGCCGGCAACAGCGTCGGCGGGATGAGCGGCCGGGTGATCACCGGCTGGGTGGCGCAGGAGTGGGGCTGGCGCGTCGCGGTGGCGGTGATCGGGCTGGTCGCGGTGGCCTGCGCGGTGGCCTTCCGGCTGCTGCTGCCGGTGCCGCGGCACTTCACGCCGGGCTCGCTCGCGCCGCGCGTGCTGGCCGGCACGGTCCGCCGTCACCTGGCGAACCCGCTGCTGCGGCGGCTGTTCGCGATCGGCGCGCTGTTCATGACGGTGTTCGGGGGCGTGTACACGGTCATCGGGTACCGGCTGACCGAGGCGCCGTTCTCGCTGCCGCAGGGTGTCGCCGGATCGGTGTTCCTGGTGTACCTGGTGGGCACGGTGTCGGCCTCCGCGGCCGGACGGCTCGTGGGCCGGCTGGGCCGCCGGGGCGCCCTCTACGCGGGCGGCGGGACCACCGCGGCCGGGCTGCTGCTGTCGCTGGCCGGGTCGCTGCCGCTGGTGCTGCTGGGTCTGGTGCTGATCACGGCCGGGTTCTTCGCGGGGCACGCGGTGGCGTCGTCGGCGGTGGGCAGGACCGCGACGGAGGGCCGGGCGCAGGCGGCGGCGCTGTACCAGTCCGCGTACTACATCGGGTCGAGCGCCGGCAGCACGGTGGGGGCGCTGGCCTTCCACGCGGGCGGCTGGGCCGGGACGGTGGCGGTCGGGCTGGTCGCGGTGGCGGGCGTCGCGGCGATCACCCTGGCCGGGACCCGGGCGGCGGCCCGCGCGGCGGAGGTCCAGCCCGCCTGA
- a CDS encoding LysR family transcriptional regulator: MEHQRRSDGRLSQSGDTRDREEMARVLAPRLAHFAGVARTEHVTRAAQEMQVPQSTLSRALVRLEEDLGVDLFARHGRTVSLTPAGRTFFASVERALDEIGRAAEEVRADADPATGKVAFGFLHTMGAETVPGLLHAFRADHPRIRFSLVQNHGEAMLEGLRAGELDLCLTSPVPEAPDLVARRLDEQKLRLVVPADHRLAGRRRVRLAEAADETFVTLEPGYGLRRITDDLCARAGFAPRVAFEGEEAETLRGLVAAGLGVALLPPPPFPRPGVVELTVTAPRAAREIGVAWLAGRPDTPPVAAFKRFLLSRRGSLLPG, encoded by the coding sequence ATGGAGCATCAGCGGAGGTCGGACGGTCGCCTGTCACAGTCCGGTGACACACGAGACAGAGAAGAGATGGCCCGGGTGCTCGCGCCCCGCCTCGCCCACTTCGCCGGGGTGGCCCGCACCGAGCACGTCACCCGGGCCGCCCAGGAGATGCAGGTGCCGCAGTCCACCCTCTCCCGCGCGCTGGTCCGCCTCGAGGAGGACCTGGGCGTCGACCTGTTCGCCCGGCACGGCCGCACCGTCTCCCTCACCCCCGCGGGCCGTACCTTCTTCGCCTCCGTCGAGCGCGCGCTGGACGAGATCGGACGCGCCGCCGAGGAGGTCCGCGCCGACGCCGACCCGGCCACCGGCAAGGTCGCCTTCGGCTTCCTGCACACCATGGGCGCCGAGACCGTGCCGGGACTGCTGCACGCCTTCCGCGCCGACCATCCGCGCATCCGCTTCAGCCTGGTCCAGAACCACGGCGAGGCGATGCTGGAGGGCCTGCGCGCGGGCGAGCTGGACCTGTGCCTGACCTCGCCGGTGCCGGAGGCCCCCGACCTCGTCGCGCGCCGTCTCGACGAGCAGAAGCTGCGCCTGGTCGTCCCCGCCGACCACCGCCTCGCGGGCCGCCGCCGGGTCCGTCTCGCGGAGGCCGCCGACGAGACGTTCGTGACCCTGGAACCCGGCTACGGGCTGCGCCGCATCACCGACGACCTGTGCGCTAGGGCCGGTTTCGCCCCGCGCGTCGCCTTCGAGGGCGAGGAGGCCGAGACCCTGCGCGGCCTGGTCGCGGCCGGCCTGGGCGTCGCCCTGCTGCCCCCGCCCCCGTTCCCCCGCCCCGGAGTGGTGGAGCTGACGGTGACGGCCCCCCGGGCGGCCCGTGAGATCGGCGTGGCCTGGCTGGCGGGCCGCCCGGACACGCCCCCGGTGGCGGCGTTCAAGAGGTTCCTGCTGTCGAGGCGGGGGAGCCTGCTGCCGGGGTGA
- a CDS encoding alpha/beta hydrolase, translating into MAQQATPVRTARLGRALGAEPTTVSGVLLLLPNGEEASARRPSPMRAAVSVRGLGRRLARAGRDQHLATHVVHYRYRGWNGDEAHLAHDAAWAADEAVRRYGDVPVCLAGLGMGGRAALRAAGHEAVNSVVALAPWLPEEDGTAPPEPVKQLAGRRVLIVHGTNDARTDPELSFRLAARAKKANREVCRFEVHADGHGLSQYREEVLALAEDFVMGVLFGRAFSRPVQDALAAPPPLGLRMPLAAGFGKSLRR; encoded by the coding sequence ATGGCACAGCAAGCGACGCCGGTCCGCACGGCCCGGCTGGGGAGGGCGCTCGGCGCGGAGCCGACGACGGTGAGCGGGGTGCTGCTGCTGCTCCCGAACGGCGAGGAGGCCTCCGCCCGCAGACCGTCGCCGATGAGGGCGGCCGTCTCGGTGCGCGGCCTGGGGCGCCGGCTGGCCCGCGCGGGACGGGACCAGCACCTGGCCACCCATGTCGTCCACTACCGCTACCGCGGCTGGAACGGTGACGAGGCACATCTCGCGCACGACGCCGCATGGGCCGCCGACGAGGCCGTACGGCGCTACGGGGACGTCCCCGTCTGTCTGGCCGGGCTCGGCATGGGCGGCAGGGCGGCCCTGCGCGCGGCGGGCCACGAGGCCGTCAACTCCGTGGTGGCACTGGCCCCCTGGCTGCCCGAGGAGGACGGGACGGCACCACCCGAACCGGTGAAACAGCTGGCCGGGCGGCGCGTGCTGATCGTGCACGGCACGAACGACGCGCGCACCGACCCCGAGCTGTCGTTCCGGCTGGCGGCGCGGGCGAAGAAGGCGAACCGGGAGGTGTGCCGGTTCGAAGTGCACGCGGACGGCCATGGGTTGAGCCAGTACCGGGAGGAAGTGCTGGCCCTGGCCGAGGACTTCGTCATGGGTGTGCTGTTCGGGCGGGCGTTCTCCCGTCCCGTGCAGGACGCCCTGGCGGCGCCGCCTCCGCTGGGGCTGCGGATGCCGCTGGCGGCCGGGTTCGGCAAGTCGCTGCGGCGGTAG
- a CDS encoding adenosine deaminase, whose amino-acid sequence MTSQTIANAPTTDQIRRAPKVLLHDHLDGGLRPGTVVDLARETGYTDLPHTDPDKLALWFHQAADSGSLERYLETFSHTVGVMQTRDALVRVAAECAEDLAEDGVVYAEVRYAPEQHLDGGLTLEEVVEAVNEGFRQGERRARENGHRIRVGALLTAMRHAARALEIAELANRHRDLGVVGFDIAGAEAGYPPTRHLDAFEYLKRENNHFTIHAGEAFGLPSIWQALQWCGADRLGHGVRIIDDIQVRDDGTVELGRLAAYVRDKRVPLELCPSSNLQTGAAASYAEHPIGLLRRLHFRATVNTDNRLMSHTSMSREFEHLVDAFGYTLDDMQWFTVNAMKSAFIPFDERLAMINDVIKPGYAELKSEWLFRQTASTSSSSPTEG is encoded by the coding sequence ATGACGAGCCAGACCATCGCGAACGCCCCGACCACGGACCAGATCCGCCGGGCGCCCAAGGTTCTGCTGCACGACCACCTCGACGGCGGACTGCGCCCCGGCACCGTCGTCGACCTGGCCCGGGAGACCGGCTACACCGACCTCCCGCACACCGACCCCGACAAGCTCGCCCTGTGGTTCCACCAGGCCGCCGACTCCGGTTCCCTGGAGCGGTACCTGGAGACGTTCTCGCACACCGTCGGGGTCATGCAGACCCGTGACGCCCTGGTCCGGGTGGCCGCCGAGTGCGCCGAGGACCTCGCCGAGGACGGCGTCGTCTACGCCGAGGTGCGCTACGCGCCCGAGCAGCACCTCGACGGCGGGCTCACCCTGGAGGAGGTCGTCGAGGCCGTCAACGAGGGCTTCCGCCAGGGCGAGCGGCGGGCCAGGGAGAACGGCCACCGCATCCGCGTCGGCGCCCTGCTCACCGCCATGCGGCACGCCGCCCGCGCGCTGGAGATCGCCGAACTCGCCAACCGCCACCGGGACCTGGGCGTCGTCGGCTTCGACATCGCGGGCGCCGAGGCCGGCTACCCGCCCACCCGGCACCTCGACGCCTTCGAGTACCTGAAGCGGGAGAACAACCACTTCACGATCCACGCCGGGGAGGCGTTCGGGCTGCCGTCCATCTGGCAGGCGCTGCAGTGGTGCGGCGCCGACCGGCTCGGGCACGGGGTGCGGATCATCGACGACATCCAGGTCCGTGACGACGGCACCGTGGAGCTCGGCCGGCTCGCCGCCTACGTCCGGGACAAGCGCGTCCCGCTGGAGCTGTGCCCCAGTTCCAACCTGCAGACCGGCGCCGCCGCCTCGTACGCCGAGCACCCCATCGGGCTGCTGCGGCGGCTGCATTTCCGGGCCACGGTGAACACCGACAACCGCTTGATGTCCCACACCAGCATGAGCCGGGAATTCGAGCACCTGGTCGACGCATTCGGATACACACTCGACGACATGCAGTGGTTCACCGTCAATGCGATGAAGTCGGCTTTCATTCCTTTCGATGAACGCCTGGCCATGATCAATGACGTCATCAAGCCCGGATACGCCGAGCTGAAATCCGAATGGCTGTTCCGCCAGACCGCCTCCACCAGCAGTTCTTCCCCGACGGAGGGCTGA
- a CDS encoding ATP-binding protein — MKQSAVKTLGVAALGAAFAAVGAGAAQAAPALPDAPALDTVTQALPADQASTPLTGPAQALSAGQDVAGKGLGTAKPVVDELGSKVPGAGLLGGLPLDAAPGQGVNVNGIPLGGR; from the coding sequence ATGAAGCAGTCTGCTGTCAAGACCCTCGGTGTCGCCGCTCTCGGTGCCGCCTTCGCCGCCGTCGGCGCGGGTGCCGCCCAGGCGGCCCCGGCGCTGCCGGACGCCCCGGCGCTGGACACCGTCACCCAGGCCCTGCCGGCCGACCAGGCGTCCACGCCGCTGACGGGTCCGGCCCAGGCGCTGTCGGCGGGCCAGGACGTGGCCGGCAAGGGCCTCGGGACCGCCAAGCCGGTCGTCGACGAGCTGGGCTCCAAGGTGCCGGGCGCCGGTCTCCTCGGCGGTCTGCCGCTGGACGCCGCGCCGGGCCAGGGCGTCAACGTCAACGGCATCCCGCTGGGCGGCCGCTGA
- a CDS encoding PspC domain-containing protein encodes MSSLARPTNGRMIGGVCAALARRFGTSATTMRVVFLASCLLPGPQFLLYIALWILLPSEDKARTAW; translated from the coding sequence ATGAGCAGCCTCGCCCGCCCCACCAACGGCCGCATGATCGGCGGAGTGTGCGCCGCGCTGGCCCGGCGCTTCGGCACCTCCGCGACCACGATGCGGGTCGTGTTCCTGGCCTCGTGCCTGCTCCCGGGTCCGCAGTTCCTGCTGTACATAGCACTGTGGATCCTGTTGCCCTCGGAGGACAAGGCCCGCACGGCCTGGTAG